The sequence AAAAAATGTGAAGAAGTAAAAGAACTTTTCCCAAAAGCGGTTTAACTTGAACATCTGATGAGCGGAATAACGGTGTAAGTAAAAAGACTGAACGAAAGCGGCTAAAATCCAGTGTGCCGCAAAAAAACTAAGAACGATTGCCATGAAGGGCTCCTTTTTCTTTCTACTGGTTTCGAGCTCTTCTGGGGGGAATTGTTGCAAAAAAGATTCCCCTCTTTTAAAAATTTCGGGAGAAGAAAGAAGAATTCCCTCGAAATGGCCGTTTCTCCGCGGTGTAGGAGCTCCTACCAATAGGATTCGACGGATAAAATTTGGTCTTTTGCCCTCGCCTGATTTCGGCTTTCTATTCCCTCAGGGATGGTTTTCGGGCAAGATCAAGCTGTATTTCCATGTTATGTCAGAAAAGAAGGGTAAAGCTTACCCTTCATTTTGAAGCCTTGCATGTTGATTGTTCTTAGCGTTTCAAATTAGGAATATTCGGTTTTTTGAATGCAGCTCGACTGCGAGTGCCTCCTTCTTTTTCCAAAAAATCAGCGATTTCCTTACGATCATAAGCGATTGCTAAAGAGAGAGGAGTGAACCCTTCTGCTTGCGCATTGATCGAAGCCTTCTTGCTTACTAATTCCTTCACCACATTCGGAAGATCGAATACGATAGCGAGGTGGATCGGCTTCCAACCAAGATAATCCGAGTTCGGGTCTGCTCCTTTTGCCAAAGATTGTAAAGACTTATCCTCGTTCTTATCGTAGATACTCGAGATCAGGATGCGGCTTTGTTTTTGTTTTTCCTCTTCGGAGATCGCAGTGTCCGGTGGACCAGTATTAGAAGAAGTTGATTTCCAAATCGTTGTAGCGTCACCAGCAAATGCATAGTCGTAAATCGGATTTGAAAGAGGAGGCTTTGTATGATAATACAAAACGGATCCAGATCGAGAAGGATGATCTATCTTGCTGACTTCTTGGGAGTTGGTTTGACTCAGATATACTTCACCGAAATTTTTCTCAGTGAATAAAAGAGCGAGCAAGGTCTGTGCTGTCCAGGGCGCCCAAGTCGCGAAATATCCTTTAAATCCAGAGCCGATAAAAGGAGAAGAATACATTGAGATCCTTTTCTTTGCCTCTTCATCTCGAATGACTCCCATATCATAAGCCATATTTCCTGCAGTGAAACAAGCGCCCAGGAATAGAACAATCGCATCGGGAGCCGGTTTGAATTCGGAAGAGATCTGTTCGTTGGAGACAAATTCCTTCCCTAGATAAAAACCACCGACGGATTTTTGATCATAAGGAGGTCGATCCAAGTTTGTTCCGACACCATGACCTGCGTATAAAACTATATTAGAATTCTTTGCTGCAGTTACGATACCTGACCAAGGATTATTCGGAGGATAAAATTCACTTACACTCACACCTCTGTCCTTCAATACCTTGACGAGCCCTTTGACATTGTTCACATACTCTCTGGTCTTAGGGCCATCGCTTCCGTCCACTTCTCCCACAATGGCGACTGCCTTGAGTCCTGAACCGGAAATAGTAGGGGAGGGAAGATCGGCTCTTTTCTTTACCCCGGAATAAGCGGCACCTACGCTGTTATTGGGATGGGCATACCGAACTTCTTCCGATCCTATGGAGAAGAAGGCTACAAAGAGTAGAGAGAAACCGAGGGTTAAGAATGAAATCGGTTGGGAAATAAATTTCATCCGAGATTCGACGACGAGTTTTGTCAAAATCTTTCAAAGGAAGAATTGCGGCTTCGTTCGCTATAAAGGCGATTTATTTGAATTTCTTCGCGATTTCCGTTTTAAATAGGATTTCCCAATCTTCGAAACTTTTGGTTTCGGAAATTTGCAGTTCGCCCAGAACAGAAAGCCCGAAATTCCCGTATTCCGATTTTACCCATTTGTTCAATTGAAGAATGGTTTCGGATTTGCGGTTTATGACCGGTCTTTGAGATAGAATGAAATCTAATAATTCTGTGATTCCCTT comes from Leptospira semungkisensis and encodes:
- a CDS encoding ankyrin repeat domain-containing protein produces the protein MKFISQPISFLTLGFSLLFVAFFSIGSEEVRYAHPNNSVGAAYSGVKKRADLPSPTISGSGLKAVAIVGEVDGSDGPKTREYVNNVKGLVKVLKDRGVSVSEFYPPNNPWSGIVTAAKNSNIVLYAGHGVGTNLDRPPYDQKSVGGFYLGKEFVSNEQISSEFKPAPDAIVLFLGACFTAGNMAYDMGVIRDEEAKKRISMYSSPFIGSGFKGYFATWAPWTAQTLLALLFTEKNFGEVYLSQTNSQEVSKIDHPSRSGSVLYYHTKPPLSNPIYDYAFAGDATTIWKSTSSNTGPPDTAISEEEKQKQSRILISSIYDKNEDKSLQSLAKGADPNSDYLGWKPIHLAIVFDLPNVVKELVSKKASINAQAEGFTPLSLAIAYDRKEIADFLEKEGGTRSRAAFKKPNIPNLKR